One Vigna unguiculata cultivar IT97K-499-35 chromosome 7, ASM411807v1, whole genome shotgun sequence genomic region harbors:
- the LOC114190438 gene encoding soyasapogenol B glucuronide galactosyltransferase-like codes for MIMESFGVEGEYEKLKAIFLPFITPSHLVPVVDIARIFAMHGVDVTIITTPGNAAVFQSSIDRDASRGRSIQTHLVQLPHVPGLPEGVETINATTSKDIASKLFEALNKTIQTQFQQLLHQYKPDFFVSDMFYTWSVDAAAEFGIPRLIYVGGTYFAHCAMDSLERFEPHKKVESDDESFLIPGLPYNLEMTRSQIPERFKKPDDTFSYLMKIVKESEKRSHGSLFKSFYAFEGAYEELYRTIMGTKSWNVGPISSWVNQDAADKGSRGHGKEVEEGKGKEGWLAWLNSKKKGSVVYVCFGSMNNFSGTQIREIAHGLEDCGHDFMWVVRKIDEDESRAVVEEFEKRVEASEKGYLIWGWAPQLLILEHPAVGGVVTHCGMNTVIETVDAGLPMVTWPLFAEQFFNERLVVDVLKIAVPVGAKEWKTWGEFGNEVVGREKIAKAIGLLMGGGEEYEEVRRRVKALSEEAKKAIQIGGSSYNSLKDVIQEMKLLKLEKLKKPVA; via the coding sequence ATGATCATGGAGTCTTTTGGTGTCGAAGGTGAGTATGAAAAGCTAAAGGCAATTTTTCTGCCTTTTATAACGCCGAGCCACCTCGTACCCGTCGTAGACATAGCCAGGATCTTCGCCATGCATGGCGTGGATGTCACTATAATTACCACACCAGGAAACGCCGCCGTTTTTCAAAGCTCCATCGACCGTGACGCCAGCCGCGGTCGCTCCATTCAAACCCACCTTGTCCAGTTGCCGCACGTGCCAGGTTTACCAGAAGGAGTGGAAACCATCAACGCAACCACGTCCAAAGACATAGCAAGCAAACTCTTCGAAGCACTCAACAAAACAATCCAAACTCAATTCCAACAACTCTTACATCAGTACAAACCCGATTTTTTCGTCTCCGACATGTTCTACACTTGGAGTGTCGATGCTGCTGCTGAGTTTGGAATTCCGAGGCTGATATACGTCGGTGGAACTTACTTTGCTCACTGTGCCATGGACTCTCTCGAACGGTTCGAGCCTCACAAAAAGGTAGAGTCCGATGACGAGAGCTTTTTGATTCCTGGGTTGCCCTACAACTTGGAGATGACACGTTCGCAGATACCGGAACGGTTCAAGAAACCCGATGACACCTTCTCGTACTTAATGAAGATAGTTAAGGAATCGGAGAAGAGGAGTCACGGATCACTGTTCAAAAGCTTTTATGCGTTTGAAGGAGCTTACGAGGAGCTCTACAGGACAATCATGGGGACCAAGAGTTGGAACGTGGGACCCATTTCGTCATGGGTGAACCAAGATGCTGCAGATAAGGGTTCAAGGGGACATGGGAAAGAGGTGGAAGAAGGAAAAGGGAAAGAAGGTTGGCTTGCATGGCTTAATTCAAAGAAAAAGGGCTCTGTGGTGTATGTGTGTTTTGGGAGCATGAACAACTTCTCTGGCACACAGATTAGGGAAATAGCTCACGGGCTTGAAGATTGTGGGCATGATTTCATGTGGGTGGTGAGAAAAATTGATGAAGACGAAAGTAGAGCTGTAGTGGAGGAGTTTGAGAAGAGGGTGGAAGCAAGCGAGAAGGGTTATCTGATATGGGGTTGGGCCCCACAGCTTCTGATTCTGGAACATCCTGCGGTGGGAGGTGTGGTGACTCATTGTGGGATGAACACAGTTATTGAAACTGTGGATGCGGGTTTGCCGATGGTGACGTGGCCTCTTTTTGCCGAACAGTTTTTCAATGAAAGGTTGGTGGTGGATGTGCTGAAGATCGCAGTGCCGGTTGGAGCAAAGGAATGGAAAACTTGGGGTGAGTTTGGGAATGAGGTTGTTGGGAGGGAGAAGATTGCAAAGGCTATTGGTTTGTTGATGGGTGGAGGAGAAGAGTATGAAGAAGTGAGAAGGAGAGTGAAAGCGCTGAGCGAGGAGGCAAAGAAAGCAATCCAGATTGGTGGCTCCTCTTATAACAGTTTGAAAGATGTAATTCAAGAGATGAAATTGCTAAAACTTGAAAAGCTCAAGAAGCCTGTTGCTTAG